The Equus asinus isolate D_3611 breed Donkey chromosome 22, EquAss-T2T_v2, whole genome shotgun sequence genome has a segment encoding these proteins:
- the A2ML1 gene encoding alpha-2-macroglobulin-like protein 1 isoform X3 — protein MKKRHLHCISFLVPPPAGGTEEVATIRVSGTGKNISFEEKKKVLIQRQWNGIFIQTDKPVYNPGQRVHFRIVSLNSNFLPVNDKYSIVELEDPNSNRIAQWLEVVPEQGIVDLSFQLAPEATLGTYTVTVAEGKTFGTFSVEEYVLPKFKLEVVEPKQLSVVDKSFLVKICCRYTYGKPMLGAVQVSACQKAHNYWFPKAEEEQLLDNCRNISGQTDKAGCFSASVDMSTFNLTSYRYSHRINIVATVVEEGTGVEANTTQEIDISSQMGSMSFEDTNNFYHPNFPFSGKIRVRGRDGSLLKSHSVFLVIKGINGTTNQTLITDNDGLAPFQLDTITWNGTDISLEGRFQMEDLEYKPEQVHHYYQNAYLYLRPFYNTTRSFVGIRPLSGILECGQPQEVLVDYYIDPDDVNPDQEVIFSYYLTGKGNLEMEGQKHLNSKKKGLKGSFSLSLTFSSRLAPDPSLVIYAIFPTGGVIADKVQFSVELCFDNQVSLGFSSSQQLPGADVELQLQAAPGSLCAVRAVDESVLLLRPERELSNSSVYGIFPFWHGYYPYQVAEHDECPASGPWDFPQPLIRPMSVGRWSEHQIIWRPWFTEGTDLFGFFQDMGLKILSNAKIKKPVDCSYWSPEYSMVTGGASDKIRPVAFESSSSSLQSEDSQVRQYFPETWLWDLFPIGNSGKEAVHVTVPDTITEWKAMTFCTSQSSGFGLSPTMGLTAFKPFFVDLTLPYSVVRGESFRLTATIFNYLKNCIRVQTNLAKSDEYQVESWTDSQASSCLCADEAKTYHWNITAVKLGHVNFTISTKILDSNELCGGQKGFVPEKGRSDTLIKPVLVKPEGVLVEKTHSSLLCPKGKVASESISLEIPVDVVPDSTKAYVTVLGDIMGTALKNLDNLVQMPSGCGEQNMVLFAPIIYVLQYLQKSGLLTEEIRSRAVGFLEIGYQKELMYKHSNGSYSAFGEQDGNGNTWLTAFVTKCFGQAREFIFIDDKNIQDALEWMAGNQLPSGCYANVGKLLHTAMKGGVDDETSLAAYITAALLEMGQTPDDPMVSRGLQCLKNSVSSTTSLYTQALLAYTFSLAGEMDIRNILLEKLDQQAIISGESIHWSQKPTPSSNASPWSQPQAVDVELTAYILLAWLSKSSLTQKEIAKATGIVAWLAKQRNAYGGFSSTQDTVVALQALAKYASTAYKPSEEVSLAVKSTENFQRTFNVRAANRLVFQQETLPNVPGVYTLEASGQGCIYVQTVLRYNILPPKNVETFDLSVEMGKAKCELSTSPRSLTLTVHTSYVGSRSSSNMAIVEVKMLSGFSPMDGTNQLLLQQPLVKKVESGTDTLNIYLEELSKKTQSYTFTISQSVLVTNLKPATVKVYDYYLPDEQATIQYSDPCEREVGKKLN, from the exons TACTCCATAGTGGAACTGGAG GATCCGAATAGCAACAGGATTGCACAATGGCTGGAAGTGGTGCCCGAGCAAGGCATTGTCGACCTATCCTTCCAACTGGCACCAGAGGCAACGCTGGGCACCTATACAGTGACAGTGGCTGAGGGCAAGACCTTTGGCACCTTCAGTGTGGAAGAATATG TGCTGCCGAAGTTTAAATTGGAGGTCGTGGAACCCAAGCAGTTATCAGTGGTGGACAAATCTTTCCTAGTAAAAATTTGTTGCAG GTACACCTATGGAAAGCCCATGCTGGGGGCCGTGCAGGTATCAGCGTGTCAAAAGGCACATAATTACTGGttcccaaaggcagaagaggAACAGCTACTCGACAACTGCAGGAACATCTCTGGACAG ACTGACAAAGCAGGATGCTTCTCAGCTTCTGTGGACATGTCCACCTTCAACCTCACTAGTTATAGGTATAGCCACAGGATCAATATTGTGGCTACTGTGGTGGAGGAAGGGACAG GAGTGGAGGCCAATACCACACAGGAGATAGACATTTCTTCACAAATGGGATCAATGAGCTTTGAAGACACCAATAATTTTTATCACCCCAATTTCCCCTTCAGTGGGAAG ATAAGAGTCAGGGGCCGTGATGGCTCCCTTCTCAAGAGTCATTCAGTGTTTCTGGTGATTAAAGGCATAAATGGAACCACCAACCAGACCCTCATTACAGACAATGATGGCCTCGCTCCCTTCCAGTTGGATACGATTACTTGGAATGGGACAGACATTTCTCTGGAG ggCAGGTTCCAAATGGAAGATTTGGAATATAAGCCAGAACAGGTGCATCATTACTACCAAAATGCCTACCTTTACCTGCGACCCTTCTACAACACAACTCGCAGCTTTGTTGGCATCCGCCCGCTAAGTGGCATCTTGGAATGTGGCCAGCCCCAGGAAGTACTGGTGGATTATTACATTGATCCGGATGATGTGAACCCTGACCAGGAAGTCATCTTCTCCTACTAT ttAACAGGGAAAGGAAATTTGGAGATGGAGGGGCAGAAACACTTGAACTCTAAGAAGAAAG GACTGAAaggctccttctctctttcaCTGACCTTCAGTTCCAGACTAGCCCCTGATCCTTCCCTGGTGATCTATGCCATTTTTCCCACTGGAGGTGTTATAGCTGACAAAGTTCAGTTCTCAGTAGAGCTATGCTTTGACAATCAG GTTTCCCTTGGCTTCTCCTCTTCCCAGCAGCTTCCAGGAGCAGATGTGGAACTGCAGCTTCAGGCAGCTCCTGGTTCCCTGTGTGCAGTCCGGGCCGTAGATGAGAGTGTCTTACTACTTAGACCAGAGAGAGAGCTGAGCAACAGCTCT GTCTATGGGATATTCCCATTCTGGCATGGTTACTACCCCTATCAGGTGGCTGAACATGATGAATGTCCAGCGTCTGGTCCGTGGGACTTTCCTCAACCCCTCATTAGGCCGATGTCTGTGGGGCGTTGGAGCGAGCATCAGATTATATGGAGGCCTTGGTTCACTGAAGGCACGGACCTTTTTGGGTTTTTCCAG GATATGGGCCTGAAAATTCTGTCCAATGCCAAAATCAAGAAGCCAGTGGATTGCAGTTACTGGTCTCCAGAATACAGCATGGTAACAGGAGGAG CAAGTGATAAAATTCGTCCAGTGGCTTTTGAGTCATCCTCTTCATCACTTCAGTCAGAGGATTCTCAGGTCCGCCAGTACTTCCCGGAGACTTGGCTCTGGGATCTGTTTCCTATTGG TAACTCAGGGAAGGAGGCTGTCCACGTCACAGTTCCTGATACCATCACTGAGTGGAAAGCCATGACTTTTTGCACCTCCCAGTCCAGCGGCTTTGGTCTTTCACCCACTATGGGACTAACTGCTTTCAAGCCATTCTTTGTTGATCTGACTCTCCCCTACTCAGTAGTTCGTGGAGAATCCTTTCGTCTTACTGCCACCATCTTCAATTATCTAAAGAACTGCATCAGG GTTCAGACTAACCTGGCTAAATCAGATGAGTACCAGGTGGAATCGTGGACAGACTCTCAGGCCTCCAGCTGTCTCTGTGCTGATGAAGCAAAAACCTATCACTGGAATATCACAGCTGTCAAATTAG gtCATGTAAACTTTACTATTAGTACTAAGATTCTAGACAGCAATGAACTCTGTGGGGGCCAGAAGGGGTTTGTTCCAGAAAAGGGCCGGAGTGACACACTCATCAAACCAGTTCTGGTCAAG CCTGAAGGAGTTCTCGTGGAGAAGACACACAGCTCATTGCTGTGCCCAAAAG GAAAAGTGGCTTCAGAATCCATCTCCTTGGAGATCCCTGTGGATGTTGTTCCTGATTCAACCAAGGCTTATGTTACTGTTCTGG GAGACATTATGGGCACAGCCCTGAAGAACCTAGACAATCTGGTGCAGATGCCAAGTGGCTGTGGGGAGCAGAACATGGTCTTGTTTGCTCCCATCATCTATGTCTTGCAGTACCTGCAGAAGTCAGGGTTGCTGACTGAGGAAATCAGGTCTCGGGCAGTGGGTTTCCTGGAGATAG GGTACCAGAAGGAGCTAATGTACAAACACAGCAATGGCTCATACAGTGCCTTTGGGGAGCAGGATGGAAATGGAAACACATG GCTGACAGCCTTTGTCACCAAATGCTTTGGCCAAGCTCGAGAATTCATCTTCATTGATGACAAGAACATCCAGGATGCTCTGGAGTGGATGGCAGGAAACCAGCTCCCCAGCGGCTGCTATGCCAATGTGGGAAAGCTCCTTCACACAGCGATGAAG GGTGGTGTTGATGATGAGACCTCCTTGGCTGCATACATCACAGCTGCATTGCTGGAGATGGGCCAGACCCCAGAT GACCCAATGGTGAGTCGGGGTCTGCAGTGTCTCAAGAATTCTGTTTCCTCCACCACCAGTCTCTACACACAGGCCCTACTAGCTTACACTTTTTCTCTGGCTGGGGAAATGGACATCAGAAACATTCTTCTTGAAAAGTTAGACCAACAGGCTATCATCTCAG GAGAGTCCATTCACTGGAGCCAGAAACCTACTCCATCATCAAATGCCAGCCCTTGGTCTCAGCCTCAGGCCGTAGATGTGGAACTTACAGCATATATATTGTTGGCCTGGCTTAGCAAATCCAGCCTAACTCAAAAGGAGATAGCCAAGGCCACTGGCATAGTGGCTTGGTTGGCCAAGCAACGCAATGCCTATGGGGGCTTCTCTTCCACTCAG GATACTGTAGTTGCTCTCCAAGCTCTTGCCAAATATGCCAGTACTGCCTATAAGCCATCGGAGGAAGTCAGCCTGGCTGTAAAATCCACTGAGAATTTCCAGCGTACTTTCAACGTTCGTGCTGCAAACCGGCTAGTATTTCAGCAGGAAACTCTGCCTAATGTCCCTGGAGTGTACACATTGGAGGCCTCAGGCCAGGGGTGTATCTATGTGCAG ACGGTGCTGAGATACAATATTCTCCCTCCTAAAAATGTGGAGACCTTTGATCTTAGTGTGGAAATGGGCAAAGCTAAGTGTGAGCTATCTACTTCACCTCGATCATTGACTCTCACTGTTCACACAAG TTATGTGGGGAGTCGCAGCTCTTCCAATATGGCCATTGTGGAAGTGAAGATGCTTTCTGGGTTCAGTCCCATGGACGGCACCAATCAGTTA CTTCTCCAGCAACCACTGGTGAAGAAGGTTGAATCTGGAACTGACACACTTAACATTTACTTGGAAGAG CTCAGTAAAAAGACTCAGAGCTATACATTCACCATCAGCCAAAGTGTGTTGGTCACTAACTTGAAACCAGCAACCGTCAAGGTCTATGACTACTACCTACCAG ATGAACAGGCAACAATTCAGTATTCTGATCCTTGTGAACGAG AAGTTGGAAAGAAACTGAATTAA